Below is a window of Fusobacteriaceae bacterium DNA.
CTTTCGCTTTGTGGGCCTCGACATCAAGCCGCCGAGGACCGTCAAAAATATTCTGAGATTCTGCTGGGGCCTGATCCGGGGCATTTTCCTCGTGCTCAAGGAAAAGCCCGCCGCCGTCATCGGCTTCGGCAACTATATTTCGGTTCCCGCCGTCCTCGGAGGACTCCTCACCGGAAAAAAAGTCTATCTGCAGGAGCAGAACGCCAGCATCGGCGGCGCCAACAAGTTTTTCTATCGCTTTTGCGCGAAGACCTTTCTCGCCTTTGACAAGACCTATGACGCGATACCCTACAAGTACCAGAAGAAGATGATGATCACGGGAAATCCCCTCAGGGAGGAGATTTACGAGATCCGGAGCGACGAGGAAAAGGATAAGCTCAAAATCGAAACCGACGAAAAAGTCCTTGTGGTCACCGGCGGCTCCCTCGGGGCTCAGGCCATCAACAACGGCGTATTAGACAACTGGGACAGCATTGTGGAAAATAAAAAGCTCCGGCTCTACTGGGCCACGGGCGAGGACAACTACGAAGAAATCAGCAACAAACTGACGAAAGTCAAGATCAGCGATACGGTAAAGCCTTATTTCAACAACCTGATTCACATCATGTCGGCGGCGGATCTCGTGGTGTGCCGGGCGGGGGCATTGACGATCTCCGAGATCATCGAGCTCGAAAAACCCGCGATCATTATCCCCTACAGCTCCAAAAAAGTCGGTCAGGCCAATAATGCCGAAATCCTTCAAGAAAAGGGCGCGGGCGTCGTCTTCAACAATTTCGAGACCGACAAGGCCATCGAATTCGCGCTGGAGCTGATCCAGGACAGGGAGCGGCTCATTTCCATGCGCGCGCGGATCAAGGACCTCAAAGGGGACAATGCCGCCCGCAAAATCGCTGAAAATATAGACATTTGGAGGAAGGGATGAAGAAAATTTATTTCATCGGCATAAACGGCATCGGGATGAGCGGTCTCGCCAAGATCATGAAGACGAAGCGCTACAGCGTCAAGGGCTCAGACCTCACCCGCAGCTACGTGACCGATGAGATGGAGTCTATGGGAATACGGATCTACGGCGCCCATGTGGGGAGCCAGGTCAAAGGATCCGATATGGTCATCGCCTCCAGCGCCATCAAATATGACAATCCGGAGTACGCCTACGCCCGGGAACAGGGGATCCGCATTATGAAGCGGGGCGAGCTCCTGGCCATGCTGCTCAATGATGAGACCGGCGTCGCCATCGCGGGCACCCACGGCAAGACCACGACGACGTCCATGATGTCCTCGGTTATGCTGAATCTGGATCCCACGATCGTCGTGGGCGGCATCCTGCCCGAGATCGGCAGCAACGCCAAGACCGGCGCTTCCGAGTATTTCGTGGCCGAAGCCGACGAGAGCGACAACTCCTTTTTATACATGTATCCGAAATATTCCGTGATCACGAACATCGAAGAAGACCACATGGAAAACCACGGGAGTTTAAGCAACATCATCAAGTCCTTTTCGGTCTTTCTGGACCAGACGAAGATCGAGGCCGTCGTCTGCGCCGACAATCCCAACGTCAGGGAAATCGTCGCCATGAAAAAGCGGATCAGTCAGCGTTCGCCCGTCCTCGTCACCTACGGGATCGGAGACCGGGATTACGATATCTTTGCCTCCGACATCCGCGTGGAGGGCCGCAGTACCACTTACGAAGTCTTCTTGCGCGGCGGGAGCCTCGGGCGCTTTGCCCTTTCCATACCGGGCGCGCACAATGTGTCAAATTCGCTCCCCGTGATCTATCTTGCGGGGAAATTCGGCGTTCCTATGGAGGAGATCCGGGAAAAATTGCGGGCCTTCAAGGGCTCCCGGCGGCGTTATGATGTGGTCTATGAAAATGAAAACAGCGGGATACGGATTATCGACGATTACGCCCATCACCCGACGGAAATCCGGGCGACGCTGGACGGCGCGAGATCCGTTGAAAAGGGCGATATTACAGTGATTTTCCAGCCTCACCGCTACAGTCGGGTCAAGTTTTTGCTGCGTCAGTTCAAGGATGTCTTCGACAAGGCCGGCGAAGTGATCCTGCTTCCGATCTACAGCGCCGGCGAGCGGGATGAATTCGGCGTGACGCTGGAGGACCTCCGGGACGCCATCGGGCATCCCAATGTCCGGATAGAAAAAGACAGCGCCCGGATCAAGGACATGATCCTCAATTCCGGCGGAAAACGCGTCTGGCTTTTTATGGGCGCCGGCGATATTTCCAAGATCGCCCGGGACGCCGGCGACGCGCTTCGGGCGCGGGAAGGCGGGGTTTGATACGATGATTGTCCACGAGCAATTTCCCATGCGGGAAAAATCCAATATGCGGATCGGCGGGATTGCCGATCGATATATCGAGATCGAGGCCCGGGAAGAACTCCCCGCCGTTTATGAGAAATACGACAGGATCTTTCTCCTTGGCAACGGCACCAACACGCTCTTCTACGACGGACCGCTGCGGTATACCTTCGTGTCGGTGAAAAAAACCGGCGGTATCGTGGATTTGGGCAAGGGTCTCGTCCGGGTCGGCGCGGGCGCCGATTTCAAAGACGTGATCCGCTTTATGCGGGAAAAGGACTATTCGGGCCTGGAAAATCTGGCGGGCATCCCCGGCTCCGTGGGCGGGCTCACCTGGATGAACGGCGGGGCTTACGGCAGCTGGATCTTCGACTGCGTCGACGAGGTGGAAATCTTCGACGAAAACCACGCCTTCAGGAAGCTTAAGGGGCATGAGATCAAGTCCTCTTACCGGCATACGGAGATTCAGGAAAAGAACTGGGTGATTCTCTCGGTGACGTTTCGCTTCCGGCGGGGCTTCGACCTCGCCCGGGTAAGGGAAATCCAGGCGACCCGGGAGGAAAAGCAGCCCCTCAATTACCCCAGCCTCGGCAGCACGTTCAAGAATCCGGAAAACGACTTCGCGGCGCGGCTCGTGGCCGAAGCGGGCCTCAAGGGGACCGTCCGGGGGGGCGCGCAGATCTCGGAAAAGCACCCCAATTTTATCATCAACCTCGGAAACGCCACATTTTCAGACGTCACGGGCCTCATGGCCCTCATGCGGGACGGCGTCCGGGAAAAATTCGGGATTACGCTCAAAGAGGAAATTATTGTCCTGACCTGAAAAAATTTTTCATAACGACAGTTTTTGTCGTAGTCTGTATGCTATGCTGTAAAGGAGGAAAGAATGAAA
It encodes the following:
- the murG gene encoding undecaprenyldiphospho-muramoylpentapeptide beta-N-acetylglucosaminyltransferase, encoding MEKKVIITTGGTGGHIYPALAVARELRKKGASIVFVGSSFRMEKELVPENGFRFVGLDIKPPRTVKNILRFCWGLIRGIFLVLKEKPAAVIGFGNYISVPAVLGGLLTGKKVYLQEQNASIGGANKFFYRFCAKTFLAFDKTYDAIPYKYQKKMMITGNPLREEIYEIRSDEEKDKLKIETDEKVLVVTGGSLGAQAINNGVLDNWDSIVENKKLRLYWATGEDNYEEISNKLTKVKISDTVKPYFNNLIHIMSAADLVVCRAGALTISEIIELEKPAIIIPYSSKKVGQANNAEILQEKGAGVVFNNFETDKAIEFALELIQDRERLISMRARIKDLKGDNAARKIAENIDIWRKG
- the murC gene encoding UDP-N-acetylmuramate--L-alanine ligase, giving the protein MKKIYFIGINGIGMSGLAKIMKTKRYSVKGSDLTRSYVTDEMESMGIRIYGAHVGSQVKGSDMVIASSAIKYDNPEYAYAREQGIRIMKRGELLAMLLNDETGVAIAGTHGKTTTTSMMSSVMLNLDPTIVVGGILPEIGSNAKTGASEYFVAEADESDNSFLYMYPKYSVITNIEEDHMENHGSLSNIIKSFSVFLDQTKIEAVVCADNPNVREIVAMKKRISQRSPVLVTYGIGDRDYDIFASDIRVEGRSTTYEVFLRGGSLGRFALSIPGAHNVSNSLPVIYLAGKFGVPMEEIREKLRAFKGSRRRYDVVYENENSGIRIIDDYAHHPTEIRATLDGARSVEKGDITVIFQPHRYSRVKFLLRQFKDVFDKAGEVILLPIYSAGERDEFGVTLEDLRDAIGHPNVRIEKDSARIKDMILNSGGKRVWLFMGAGDISKIARDAGDALRAREGGV
- the murB gene encoding UDP-N-acetylmuramate dehydrogenase; protein product: MIVHEQFPMREKSNMRIGGIADRYIEIEAREELPAVYEKYDRIFLLGNGTNTLFYDGPLRYTFVSVKKTGGIVDLGKGLVRVGAGADFKDVIRFMREKDYSGLENLAGIPGSVGGLTWMNGGAYGSWIFDCVDEVEIFDENHAFRKLKGHEIKSSYRHTEIQEKNWVILSVTFRFRRGFDLARVREIQATREEKQPLNYPSLGSTFKNPENDFAARLVAEAGLKGTVRGGAQISEKHPNFIINLGNATFSDVTGLMALMRDGVREKFGITLKEEIIVLT